A region from the Tigriopus californicus strain San Diego chromosome 9, Tcal_SD_v2.1, whole genome shotgun sequence genome encodes:
- the LOC131886352 gene encoding uncharacterized protein LOC131886352, whose protein sequence is MDEYDRQWSGMQKYLPFLDKMIAKLERTRDQTKDPQLAKMKSLHHILTDTDKKLKLETLLKCQEVLVKLYQKVEGPPIPTPPSASPASPPAEPRPASRPTSPPRTASRPADRRPSHRPDEARAPRGERGNRSDRSDRPPRSESLDRRDPGSVSPHRTFRPAPGPTFPRGGMARPPAGRINPWQSSLGARPLRPGLDPWRPGPPHRAPRPFWRGGRGGFEPPFRGGFSRSGPPRELISPWSAPPTHGPRPGWLGPGGPRASHPDAFDEPVFDHGPGPIPNALRGRDRARDRVDFENRFGGSHDDYERDLIERPDFNRPFDRYRENGPVAHPRQPNYRSDRQLPDAFPERHPRSGTQARPSRWSSDDRIPPLAEREPHSHRDFRSDRRQSPSLVHRLPQKSPHPLDAKPRRDPRVSSSSVIESPASPPPETLSDSRLETPQSPPLETPLSPSPASPSPASPPSPRSIPMNTPMSPRANQPSVKLEPKVIPLERQSAPLSPSTTSSTTTTTTAVIPKIPKIRLDSTLGNGLLPLPTSQPRGNGLLPTPRTRLPLQPRPVAPQTLSSNRTVLSQDHRPPRHPLPSRGPPSDSQNSPFYMHKQFSTYGEYRKWKQEQDRLQLREQPEDPVPDSTTNGDASNSERNQAIASFKIPKKKRLNSADEPMSSKSFDESHDETAKESESDQSENELKVIENEDSQSESEDPSSPSSQKPKATHTEACLGSKDRTQQMLKNIVAALEPEEAKKLLQRANDLESAGKLSLKQLKYLLADDSDSDEPTPESKPTLKKALVPEESSSKQSVVHPSSGKPQKSSTKQSVRRSRRLLEPVEPAVKDQNISSSSVTSEVVDGSNKDSTDNEDNVDDDDDDDDDDDEDQLVIDEGDTSVGKDEPPSEGATPPSLDALSSPPPPLKRRGRPPKKLKLDPIAKIESKGKEVDINAETDLEVRTTRSQTGLKVDGSAPKSKTWFPGSLNVKTGSRKRPFSSPEPPPPPPPPPASTVVVKKEPKDPDLSVFTGTEEIVFKRREFIRKDFENVSNVRSSVKTRIGALEGLLSKLNDETNDAPKEDPKPNAMTKATPEVEKVSTDIVDLGPMIVTRSPNTYTNHISSLIDQLKTNVKSIPDEREDLSGNPVQKVDLLTLVKGWQVDEIVFKAEESSLLAPDPHHTSLPADDSTFVASFSAKLEAERHSPDKLKDAKLAQLGPECISDLFKCAASHCAFSSDDAAEFLYHLDHIHACKPEQIDGDQCLECVLCLDQFFTSEMLVGHIVRAHGSAKFQCPYCYYRCGSKLSLMVHQQNLHPDSNHGYFECRGILGGEQEDDDDEAALPLFTCNKCGKLCESELDFYTHLEVHDPMGKQSDFVCPHCSRCCSNIQEFVFHSIQTHWDQPLKVLFRYFDLHARRLLEIEKTSAVSSDEYDVCEYDNEGLDSCDDLPEHKETQVAKEGFKSVSMETVDGLEGTDLFQCGGKNCDYAGEQVVQLKDHLVTCLMSQSSLSCPHCDMSFKHVPTLLEHLKTHGKKRYSCSLCSFRCSIPMVARNHGRTAHKVTSLKVVPLIPGKNHPERDLFLVTPKHALSKVGSQQDTFSPSELSKLSQRCSMSRVLLRCGDCDFSTKVRKNLEKHLKLHLKRAREPPTITPINPPSNEENHSFSKMTPLIDISEEEKAKAPLPEEEMAVLPMLVPETARFTCSDVECNYSTIDDFMLLNHIMALHPELSEYQCPHCPNNLAPVPLDDLEFHLRCHGDLLFRCGHCHYFHWQKRTAEKHVADEHPNRKQYVRDIRKEKEQIVPVPLPVEKKPVEKKPAEPFEYRPYKCSLCDVSESELAKIRDHCQSIHDMAHQYKCSMCQITSDSRVEVEKHILDAHPQHAKSVTPLRMFYIDPSNSDSSLDEKRDPLWSRNMSGLKHIRGILYDEEPTTTNPFKGDKSKAFFKASHSQSSQSGENPADIDSKVMDEADNFPMDCKECGIQKKTIKSLKMHIKLLHLRTGKFLCSRCQFSANILNSIHTHYKIQHPEAQSNPDFEERTNETKVFSHEYWNTHWNIPTLLERKAIVEERLGVGQQPPKKKKGRPKGSTKAAGVIGPLKRGRKRKEPPDHCEGTSSTTAQDIGKSSATSEPPISAEPQRPQGTADVLTTNSTLDKMTVAEAAPLPPPPPPPLLSALSPPPQALVSLDVGVGSQVLDKKTKERIMEISPFERTPTFKCAFCPKYSQIQEKLERHVRSEHSDKGGNPSDFKVLSRDQVVDMLTAKVGSTSDYKCFFCDDVIGPIYEIRDHFNAQHPNDSLKVRSFAGKGVKGYLECQLCGHLTPGFERSKQKAHFHEDHPLESSVSASKYVSKTGARTSIEKVDLSRFIGTTMFCPREDCKFEAKTLSAINNHLKKHTQTYKCGQCGKTHSNLSDFHQHTAMMHGDKIPDLVKDPEADAEFEALRGLFEAELIALEEADISSHSKPPTDNSTHKRQNVAKKSTSRQGKRSVARKSTGGARNLAPFSIYGLNIQPLNLNEISTRMSISGMEITLSAKKMSELIPLDPRVLVRDLSKEKREQQRRDEPSEHVMDTS, encoded by the coding sequence ACCGCTCGGATCGTTCGGATCGCCCCCCTCGCTCCGAATCCCTTGATCGACGCGACCCTGGCTCAGTCTCGCCTCATCGCACCTTCCGACCCGCGCCTGGGCCCACCTTTCCCCGCGGCGGGATGGCTCGACCGCCGGCCGGTCGCATCAACCCTTGGCAGTCGTCGCTCGGGGCCCGACCCCTCCGTCCCGGTCTCGATCCTTGGCGTCCCGGTCCGCCCCATCGGGCGCCCCGGCCCTTTTGGCGGGGCGGTCGGGGGGGATTTGAACCTCCCTTTCGAGGTGGATTTAGCCGAAGTGGACCTCCGCGGGAGTTGATTTCGCCTTGGTCAGCCCCACCCACCCATGGGCCTCGTCCCGGTTGGTTGGGTCCGGGTGGGCCCCGCGCATCCCACCCCGACGCCTTTGATGAACCCGTGTTTGACCATGGTCCTGGCCCGATCCCCAACGCTCTCCGGGGTCGGGATCGCGCTCGTGACCGGGTCGATTTTGAAAATCGATTTGGAGGCTCTCATGACGATTATGAGCGGGATCTTATTGAACGGCCGGATTTTAACCGCCCATTTGATCGCTATCGAGAAAATGGTCCTGTCGCTCATCCTCGCCAGCCGAATTATCGTTCGGATCGTCAGCTGCCTGACGCGTTCCCTGAGCGTCATCCTCGATCGGGTACCCAGGCCCGACCCAGTCGATGGAGCTCAGACGACCGCATCCCACCACTGGCTGAGCGCGAGCCCCATTCTCATCGCGATTTCCGGTCCGACCGCCGTCAGTCCCCCTCCTTGGTGCATCGTTTACCCCAGAAAAGTCCTCATCCCTTAGACGCCAAACCGCGACGAGATCCACGGGTCAGCTCCTCATCAGTGATCGAGTCACCCGCCTCGCCCCCGCCCGAGACTTTGTCCGACTCTCGACTGGAAACCCCTCAGTCACCTCCTTTAGAAACCCCGCTTTCCCCTAGTCCGGCTTCCCCTAGTCCGGCGTCACCTCCATCGCCCCGCTCGATACCTATGAACACACCCATGTCACCCCGGGCGAATCAACCGTCTGTGAAATTAGAGCCCAAAGTGATCCCCCTCGAAAGACAGAGTGCCCCGTTGTCGCCCTCGACCACTTCAtcaaccaccactaccaccaccgcCGTGATACCTAAAATCCCCAAGATTCGGTTAGACTCGACCTTGGGTAATGGTTTGCTTCCCTTGCCCACTAGTCAGCCACGTGGTAACGGATTGCTTCCCACACCTCGCACCCGGCTTCCCTTACAGCCACGACCAGTGGCACCTCAAACTCTTTCATCCAATCGGACTGTCCTCAGTCAAGATCACCGTCCACCCCGCCATCCTTTGCCAAGTCGAGGTCCGCCCTCTGATTCGCAGAACTCTCCCTTTTACATGCACAAACAGTTTTCTACGTACGGTGAATACCGCAAATGGAAGCAAGAGCAAGATCGCCTCCAGTTACGTGAACAACCCGAGGATCCGGTCCCTGATTCGACTACCAACGGAGATGCTTCCAATAGCGAGCGAAACCAAGCCATTGCCAGCTTTAAGATTCCAAAAAAGAAGCGACTCAATTCAGCCGATGAGCCCATGAGTTCCAAAAGCTTTGACGAGAGCCATGATGAAACGGCCAAAGAGAGCGAGTCCGACCAATCggaaaatgaattgaaggTCATTGAGAACGAGGACAGTCAAAGTGAGAGTGAAGATCCGTCTTCGCCGTCCAGTCAGAAACCGAAAGCCACCCACACGGAGGCCTGCCTTGGGTCCAAAGATCGGACTCAGCAAATGCTCAAGAATATCGTCGCAGCTCTAGAGCCAGAGGAGGCCAAGAAGTTACTTCAAAGGGCGAATGATCTAGAAAGTGCCGGGAAACTAAGTctgaaacaattgaaatatctCTTGGCAGACGATTCTGATTCAGATGAGCCCACTCCAGAGTCGAAGCCGACACTGAAGAAAGCTCTAGTCCCCGAGGAAAGCTCTTCAAAGCAGTCGGTAGTGCATCCATCGAGTGGTAAACCGCAAAAGAGCTCAACAAAGCAAAGTGTTCGACGATCCAGGCGATTGTTGGAACCCGTGGAACCTGCTGTGAAAGATCAAAACATCTCGAGTTCAAGCGTCACATCCGAGGTCGTTGATGGTTCTAATAAAGACTCGACGGACAACGAAGATAATgttgacgacgatgatgatgacgacgacgacgacgacgaagaccaACTGGTGATTGATGAAGGTGATACTAGTGTCGGGAAGGATGAACCCCCAAGTGAAGGGGCTACACCTCCAAGTCTTGATGCTCTCTCCTCTCCTCCACCCCCTTTGAAAAGAAGGGGAAGGCCgcccaagaaattgaaactagATCCAATTGCAAAGATAGAATCGAAAGGAAAGGAAGTTGACATCAATGCTGAAACTGACCTGGAAGTGCGAACAACAAGAAGTCAAACCGGGCTCAAAGTTGATGGGTCGGCTCCTAAAAGTAAGACCTGGTTTCCTGGCTCACTTAATGTCAAGACTGGGTCCCGAAAGAGACCTTTTTCATCACCAgaacctcctcctcctcctcctcctcctcctgcttcCACCGTGGTGGTTAAAAAAGAGCCCAAGGATCCGGATTTGAGTGTTTTTACTGGCACGGAAGAGATCGTTTTTAAACGGCGGGAGTTCATTAGAAAAGACTTTGAAAACGTCTCCAATGTTCGAAGCAGTGTCAAAACTCGAATTGGGGCCCTTGAAGGACTTTTGAGTAAACTGAACGATGAGACCAATGACGCCCCGAAAGAAGATCCAAAGCCAAATGCGATGACAAAGGCCACTCCAGAAGTCGAAAAAGTGTCGACTGATATCGTCGATCTTGGACCCATGATAGTGACTCGATCCCCAAACACTTACACCAATCACATATCATCTCTCATTGATCAACTCAAAACCAACGTTAAGAGTATTCCAGATGAGCGGGAGGATTTGAGCGGAAATCCCGTTCAAAAAGTGGACTTACTGACATTAGTCAAGGGTTGGCAAGTGGATGAGATCGTATTTAAGGCGGAAGAGAGCTCATTGCTGGCTCCAGATCCACATCACACCTCGTTACCGGCCGATGATTCCACGTTTGTGGCCTCGTTTAGTGCTAAATTAGAAGCAGAAAGGCATAGCCCCGACAAGTTGAAGGACGCCAAATTAGCCCAATTAGGGCCGGAATGTATCAGTGACCTCTTCAAGTGTGCCGCGTCCCATTGTGCTTTCAGTAGTGATGACGCCGCCGAGTTCCTTTACCATCTGGATCACATTCACGCGTGCAAGCCTGAGCAGATTGATGGCGATCAATGTTTGGAATGTGTTTTATGCTTGGATCAATTCTTCACCTCCGAAATGCTAGTGGGTCATATCGTGCGCGCCCATGGATCGGCCAAATTCCAATGTCCCTATTGCTACTATCGTTGTGGATCCAAATTGAGTTTGATGGTGCATCAACAGAACCTTCACCCGGATTCCAACCACGGCTATTTCGAGTGTCGAGGCATTTTGGGGGGTGAACaagaggacgatgatgatgaggcgGCACTGCCTCTTTTCACGTGCAATAAGTGTGGGAAACTCTGTGAAAGTGAACTCGACTTCTACACCCATTTAGAAGTCCATGATCCCATGGGCAAACAGTCAGATTTTGTGTGTCCACATTGCAGTCGGTGTTGCTCGAATATCCAAGAGTTTGTGTTCCATTCCATACAGACCCATTGGGATCAGCCGTTGAAGGTGCTGTTCAGGTACTTTGATCTTCATGCGAGAAGgctgttggaaattgaaaaaaccTCGGCCGTTTCGAGTGATGAGTATGATGTGTGCGAGTATGATAACGAGGGACTTGATTCATGTGATGACCTGCCCGAGCACAAAGAGACTCAAGTGGCCAAGGAGGGTTTCAAGTCAGTGAGCATGGAAACCGTAGATGGCCTTGAAGGCACAGATTTATTCCAATGCGGAGGTAAAAACTGTGATTACGCAGGCGAGCAAGTGGTTCAATTAAAGGATCATCTCGTCACTTGTCTCATGTCGCAATCGTCTCTGAGTTGTCCTCACTGCGATATGAGCTTCAAGCATGTTCCAACTCTGCTGGAGCATCTGAAAACGCATGGTAAGAAGCGCTATTCTTGCAGTCTTTGCTCCTTCCGATGTTCCATTCCAATGGTGGCCAGAAATCACGGCCGAACCGCCCACAAAGTGACCAGTCTGAAGGTTGTGCCCCTCATCCCCGGCAAGAACCACCCCGAACGAGATCTCTTCCTAGTCACGCCTAAGCACGCCCTCTCCAAAGTAGGCTCGCAGCAAGATACGTTCAGTCCGAGTGAGTTGTCAAAACTCTCTCAAAGGTGTTCCATGTCTCGCGTCTTATTGAGATGTGGGGATTGTGATTTCTCCACCAAAGTGCGCAAGAATCTAGAGAAGCATCTCAAGCTTCATTTGAAGCGCGCTCGCGAACCGCCCACCATCACGCCCATCAATCCGCCTTCCAACGAGGAAAACCATTCGTTCTCGAAAATGACTCCGCTCATTGACATTTCCGAGGAGGAGAAGGCCAAGGCTCCCTTGCCCGAAGAAGAAATGGCCGTGTTGCCGATGCTTGTGCCGGAGACGGCACGATTCACTTGCTCGGATGTGGAGTGCAATTACAGCACCATCGACGATTTCATGCTTCTCAATCATATCATGGCGCTCCATCCCGAACTGTCAGAGTATCAGTGTCCTCATTGTCCCAATAACTTGGCCCCGGTTCCTTTGGACGATTTGGAGTTCCATCTTCGGTGTCACGGCGATCTTCTATTCCGATGCGGTCATTGTCACTACTTtcattggcaaaagagaacCGCCGAGAAGCACGTGGCCGATGAGCATCCAAATAGGAAGCAGTACGTTCGAGACATTcgaaaagaaaaggaacaaatcGTGCCCGTACCCCTGCCTGTTGAGAAGAAACCGGTGGAAAAGAAACCGGCCGAGCCGTTTGAATACCGTCCATACAAGTGCAGTTTGTGCGATGTGAGTGAAAGTGAGTTGGCTAAGATCCGAGACCATTGCCAAAGTATCCACGACATGGCCCACCAATACAAGTGCTCCATGTGCCAAATCACCTCAGACTCGAGAGTCGAAGTGGAGAAGCACATATTGGATGCTCACCCTCAGCACGCCAAAAGTGTGACACCGCTCCGAATGTTCTACATCGATCCATCCAACTCTGATTCCAGCTTAGATGAGAAACGAGATCCATTGTGGAGTCGAAACATGTCGGGTCTCAAGCACATTCGGGGAATTCTTTACGACGAGGAGCCAACCACTACCAACCCGTTCAAAGGCGACAAGAGCAAagcctttttcaaggccaGTCATTCGCAATCAAGTCAATCAGGTGAAAATCCGGCTGACATTGATTCGAAAGTCATGGACGAGGCTGATAATTTTCCCATGGATTGCAAAGAATGTGGCATTCAGAAGAAGACCATCAAAAGTCTCAAGATGCACATCAAGCTCCTTCACCTGCGAACTGGAAAGTTTTTGTGCTCTCGTTGTCAATTCTCAGCCAACATTCTCAATTCCATTCACACTCACTACAAGATTCAACACCCAGAGGCTCAgagcaatcctgattttgaggAACGCACCAACGAGACGAAAGTATTCAGTCACGAGTATTGGAACACTCATTGGAACATCCCGACCTTGCTGGAACGAAAAGCTATTGTCGAGGAGAGACTGGGTGTGGGGCAGCAGccacccaagaagaagaaaggccGGCCAAAGGGTTCGACTAAAGCGGCAGGTGTGATTGGGCCGCTCAAAAGAGGGcggaaaagaaaagagcctCCAGATCACTGCGAAGGAACATCCTCAACTACGGCTCAAGACATAGGAAAGAGTTCCGCTACATCTGAACCGCCCATTTCTGCAGAGCCTCAACGACCTCAAGGAACAGCAGATGTTTTGACGACCAATTCGACACTTGATAAGATGACAGTCGCAGAGGCAGcccctcttcctcctcctcctcctcctccactcCTCTCAGCACTATCCCCACCACCTCAGGCTTTGGTTTCCCTTGACGTGGGAGTGGGATCTCAAGTTTTGGACAAGAAAACCAAGGAGCGGATCATGGAGATATCTCCCTTTGAACGAACGCCCACTTTCAAGTGTGCATTCTGCCCCAAATATTCTCAGATCCAAGAAAAGTTGGAGCGTCATGTACGTTCGGAGCATTCAGACAAGGGTGGCAATCCAAGTGATTTCAAAGTACTATCGCGGGACCAAGTGGTGGACATGCTCACGGCCAAAGTGGGCTCCACATCCGACTACAAGTGCTTTTTCTGTGACGACGTGATCGGTCCCATCTACGAGATCAGGGATCATTTCAATGCCCAGCATCCCAATGACAGCCTAAAGGTGCGCAGTTTCGCAGGCAAAGGTGTCAAAGGCTATTTGGAGTGCCAGTTGTGTGGCCATCTCACACCGGGTTTTGAGCGGTCCAAACAGAAAGCCCATTTCCATGAAGACCATCCCCTCGAGTCGAGTGTGAGTGCGAGCAAGTATGTGTCCAAAACTGGTGCTAGGACATCCATCGAAAAAGTCGACTTGAGCCGGTTCATTGGCACCACCATGTTCTGTCCCAGAGAGGATTGCAAATTCGAAGCCAAGACCCTCTCAGCCATCAACAATCACTTGAAGAAGCACACTCAAACATACAAGTGTGGACAGTGCGGCAAGACCCATAGCAACTTGTCGGATTTTCATCAGCACACAGCCATGATGCATGGGGACAAGATCCCGGATCTGGTGAAGGATCCCGAGGCTGATGCCGAATTCGAGGCTCTTCGAGGGCTCTTTGAAGCCGAACTGATTGCTTTGGAAGAGGCCGATATCAGTTCGCATTCGAAACCACCGACCGACAACTCCACCCACAAACGACAAAATGTGGCCAAAAAGAGCACGAGTCGACAAGGCAAGCGAAGTGTAGCTCGTAAATCCACCGGAGGAGCTCGCAACCTGGccccattttcaatttatggcTTGAACATCCAgcctttgaacttgaacgaGATCTCGACCCGAATGTCCATTAGTGGAATGGAAATCACATTGAGTGCCAAGAAAATGTCGGAACTGATTCCTTTGGACCCTCGCGTGCTAGTTCGAGACTTGTCCAAGGAGAAACGAGAACAACAACGACGAGATGAACCATCCGAACATGTCATGGACACGTCATGA